The Candidatus Acidiferrales bacterium genome has a segment encoding these proteins:
- the dnaX gene encoding DNA polymerase III subunit gamma/tau, which yields MNYLVTARKWRPMRFDEVTAQEHVTVTMRNAIVRNRIAHAYLFSGPSGVGKTTTARIFAKAINCPNVKDGEPCNECDVCKEITEGRSLDVIEIDGASNRGIDEIRDLRESVRYSPSRLKYKIYIIDEVHMLTKEAFNALLKTLEEPPPYAIFVLATTEPHKVIPTILTRCQRFDFKRIEIEKIIGRLRFIAKEEKVSVDEESFVTIAKKGDGSMRDALSIFDQVAAFCGNDIKHEVVVSALSLVDTELFFSLTDLIKKNDSKGAVELAAQVISRGYDPVDFLEGLSEHLRNLLIASTAGKGDLIEASEDHRKRYLDAASKFDGLDLLRLLKVTSEALQQIKYVSQPRIKLELTLLQLVNMERSVKLSELLQQVEEIKKNLSRRDQIGNNVRSFSEPPAAVGGINYSRKQEPVAKNFVLREPRSIPVTGVRNHEPGIQRPDNHGAPSGTTVSFQEITARWEELLQVVRKERIGVWSQLINLKPIGIRSGWLMLGAPNEVVIGMTKPYRNYIQDTIQKNFGMRVAIDFTIVSNEQPVESDEDDPLIKYLKDEFGAEPVE from the coding sequence ATGAATTATCTGGTAACTGCCCGTAAATGGCGGCCCATGCGGTTCGACGAAGTAACCGCTCAGGAGCATGTAACCGTCACCATGAGGAACGCGATAGTGCGGAATCGCATTGCCCATGCCTATCTGTTCAGCGGACCGAGCGGGGTCGGGAAGACGACCACCGCTCGCATCTTTGCCAAAGCGATAAACTGTCCCAATGTGAAAGACGGCGAGCCCTGCAACGAATGCGACGTCTGTAAAGAAATCACCGAAGGAAGAAGTCTCGATGTGATTGAAATTGACGGAGCTTCCAACCGCGGCATCGATGAGATAAGAGACTTGAGGGAATCCGTCAGGTATTCGCCCTCCCGATTGAAATACAAAATCTACATCATAGATGAAGTGCATATGTTGACCAAGGAGGCGTTTAACGCATTGCTGAAGACGCTTGAAGAGCCTCCTCCCTATGCAATTTTCGTCCTTGCGACTACGGAACCGCACAAAGTTATCCCCACAATTCTTACACGCTGTCAGCGATTCGATTTCAAGAGAATCGAAATAGAAAAGATAATCGGGCGGCTTCGTTTTATTGCAAAGGAGGAAAAAGTCTCCGTCGATGAAGAATCTTTCGTCACGATCGCAAAGAAGGGCGACGGGTCGATGCGCGATGCGCTGAGCATATTTGATCAGGTTGCTGCATTTTGCGGAAACGATATCAAGCATGAAGTGGTCGTAAGCGCTTTAAGTCTTGTAGATACCGAGCTCTTTTTTAGTTTGACAGATCTGATTAAGAAAAACGATTCGAAAGGTGCCGTCGAACTTGCGGCTCAAGTCATTTCCCGCGGATATGATCCGGTAGATTTTCTCGAAGGGTTGTCGGAACATCTTCGCAACCTTCTCATCGCGTCTACGGCCGGTAAGGGCGATCTAATTGAGGCGTCCGAAGATCATCGTAAAAGATATTTGGATGCTGCGTCTAAATTTGACGGGCTTGACTTGTTGAGACTTCTGAAAGTCACAAGTGAGGCGTTACAGCAGATAAAATATGTCTCGCAGCCGCGAATAAAGCTTGAGCTGACGCTGCTGCAGCTTGTTAACATGGAACGATCCGTCAAATTAAGCGAGCTTCTCCAACAGGTTGAAGAAATAAAAAAAAACTTGTCCCGGCGGGATCAGATAGGAAATAATGTAAGATCTTTTTCCGAACCTCCAGCTGCTGTCGGCGGGATAAATTACAGCAGGAAACAGGAGCCGGTCGCCAAGAATTTTGTTTTGAGAGAGCCGCGTTCAATCCCGGTGACCGGAGTCCGTAACCACGAACCGGGAATCCAGAGACCGGACAACCATGGTGCGCCCAGCGGCACTACCGTTTCTTTTCAAGAGATCACCGCCAGGTGGGAAGAACTATTGCAAGTCGTGAGGAAGGAAAGGATCGGAGTTTGGTCACAATTGATAAATTTGAAGCCGATCGGAATTAGAAGCGGCTGGCTGATGCTCGGCGCCCCTAACGAAGTTGTAATCGGAATGACCAAACCGTACAGGAATTATATACAGGACACAATACAAAAGAACTTTGGAATGCGGGTCGCCATTGATTTTACAATAGTCTCAAACGAACAACCCGTCGAATCAGACGAAGACGATCCGTTAATAAAATATCTGAAGGATGAATTCGGTGCCGAGCCTGTTGAGTGA
- a CDS encoding M28 family peptidase translates to MSPRISSDGPFHKGFIGNCSSVSSRSTIDYETAGGAALQYFDISYVRYALDYLASDSLEGRETTESGQKKAADFIAKEFKKLALKPLGDTGTYLQHFSVDVHYVSNSSFIEAGGKYFHNEKDFVVMPLGAGDTTITAPVVFAGYGFEDDSYSDYKGIDVEGKIVMLLSGNPPFADTADVLVKTELYKRSNAMKHGAAAVLFAAKEDEFEKIRQNFISMFGNNAMSLSNGKREVRTRTLMQSVYIKAEIADELLKIQGSNIDSLAKKIDSSKIPASTQLGNATVKINLACETRESENVIGILQGADSSLKKEYVVYSAHYDHLGRTAEGVIYHGADDNASGASTVLGIAKTYSRSKIRPKRSIIFLAVSGEEKGLLGSEYFTSHPTVQMGNIVADLNTDMDGRIDTSYINRDSNYVFVIGSKRLNTELDSLLVSADSESVRIKLDYAFDADNDPNQFYYRSDHYNFAKKNIPVVFFFDGNISDYHKPTDTSDKIDFPILEKRVKLIFLTGWKAANADWRFRVD, encoded by the coding sequence ATGTCCCCAAGAATTTCTTCGGACGGTCCTTTCCACAAGGGTTTCATTGGAAACTGTAGTTCCGTCAGTTCCAGATCGACGATTGACTATGAAACAGCAGGCGGGGCAGCGTTGCAGTATTTCGACATCTCATACGTTCGTTATGCGCTGGATTACCTCGCCTCCGACTCACTCGAAGGGAGGGAAACGACCGAATCGGGACAGAAGAAGGCGGCAGATTTTATTGCGAAGGAGTTCAAAAAACTCGCATTGAAACCGCTCGGTGACACCGGCACATATCTCCAGCATTTCTCCGTCGATGTTCATTATGTCAGCAATTCGTCTTTCATCGAGGCGGGCGGAAAATATTTTCACAACGAAAAGGATTTTGTCGTGATGCCTCTCGGCGCAGGCGACACCACAATAACCGCACCTGTCGTATTTGCGGGATATGGCTTTGAGGATGATTCTTATTCGGATTATAAAGGGATAGATGTAGAAGGAAAGATTGTCATGCTTCTGAGCGGAAATCCGCCTTTCGCCGATACTGCCGATGTCTTGGTAAAGACGGAATTGTATAAACGCAGCAACGCGATGAAACATGGCGCGGCGGCGGTGCTCTTTGCAGCGAAGGAGGACGAGTTTGAAAAAATTCGCCAAAATTTCATATCGATGTTCGGCAATAACGCGATGTCTTTGAGCAACGGGAAAAGAGAAGTCAGAACCAGAACACTTATGCAATCCGTCTATATAAAAGCGGAAATCGCAGATGAGCTCCTGAAGATTCAAGGATCTAACATAGACAGTCTGGCTAAAAAAATAGACTCATCAAAAATTCCAGCTTCCACGCAACTCGGCAACGCGACCGTGAAGATAAATCTCGCTTGCGAAACCCGCGAGTCCGAGAACGTGATTGGAATTTTACAGGGCGCAGATAGCTCTCTCAAGAAAGAGTATGTGGTTTATTCGGCCCACTATGATCATCTCGGAAGGACGGCCGAAGGAGTTATCTACCATGGAGCAGACGACAACGCTTCTGGTGCGAGCACCGTGCTCGGCATTGCGAAGACATACTCAAGATCGAAGATAAGACCGAAGCGGAGTATAATTTTTCTGGCGGTTTCCGGAGAAGAAAAAGGTCTCCTGGGTTCAGAATACTTTACTTCACATCCCACCGTGCAGATGGGAAACATCGTGGCTGATTTGAATACCGACATGGACGGCCGGATCGACACTTCCTACATAAACCGTGATAGCAATTACGTCTTCGTGATCGGGAGCAAGCGGCTGAACACTGAATTAGATTCACTGTTGGTCTCTGCGGACAGTGAGTCAGTCAGGATCAAGTTGGACTACGCGTTTGATGCCGACAACGATCCGAACCAATTCTATTACCGCAGCGATCACTACAATTTTGCCAAAAAAAATATCCCGGTAGTTTTCTTTTTCGACGGCAATATTTCTGACTACCACAAGCCGACGGACACGAGTGACAAGATAGACTTTCCTATACTCGAGAAGAGGGTCAAGCTGATCTTTCTCACAGGCTGGAAGGCAGCAAACGCCGATTGGAGATTTCGGGTCGACTGA
- a CDS encoding SCO family protein, giving the protein MKTIFFSLLTAAVLTISLESAVLSQKKAESKYKNNQSARSADRRNDRMCCVENADSLPVTGNSVYQLGSTWENQDGNSINIADLEGKVEIVAMFYSHCTYACPLTINDMKRIESSLRDDLKGKAGFVLVSFDPKRDSPQALKTLAKNQRLGRDWELLSGKEDDIRSLAEVLGVEFKMKSNGDFFHSSQITVLNKQGEIVFKHFGLNRSIDDIVDAVRSCSEQN; this is encoded by the coding sequence ATGAAAACAATCTTCTTCTCTTTATTGACGGCCGCAGTCTTAACCATTTCACTTGAATCGGCGGTCCTGTCTCAAAAGAAAGCCGAATCAAAATACAAAAACAACCAGTCTGCCCGATCGGCAGACCGAAGAAATGATAGGATGTGTTGTGTAGAGAATGCCGATTCTCTCCCGGTGACCGGAAATTCCGTCTATCAACTCGGTTCAACTTGGGAAAATCAAGATGGCAATTCGATCAACATAGCCGATCTAGAGGGGAAAGTTGAAATCGTGGCAATGTTCTATTCTCACTGCACGTACGCCTGTCCCTTGACGATCAACGACATGAAAAGAATCGAATCGAGCCTGCGGGATGATCTCAAAGGGAAGGCCGGATTCGTTCTCGTTTCCTTCGATCCAAAGAGAGATTCGCCTCAGGCTCTAAAGACACTTGCCAAGAATCAACGGCTCGGCAGAGATTGGGAGCTTCTATCCGGCAAAGAAGACGACATTCGTTCGCTCGCAGAAGTTCTCGGAGTCGAATTCAAGATGAAATCCAACGGAGATTTTTTCCATTCGAGCCAAATAACCGTTCTCAACAAGCAAGGGGAGATCGTTTTTAAGCATTTCGGTTTGAATCGGTCCATAGACGACATCGTGGACGCTGTAAGGTCATGTTCAGAGCAAA
- the lon gene encoding endopeptidase La, with the protein MNELKEIDKVEEIKKIEDIPTRLPVLPLRDSLVLPYMLFPILVGRELSVEAVEQASKKHKYILLIVQKDNTLEDPAIDDLYRVGTVARILQVLKLPNGLLKVLVDGVAQGFVKKFFDENLILHADYSINLYQAKKDVELDAYVKHATQLFKDYVHNSRDIPPETVMSLDNMEQPDRKFYYILANLDLPVPEKMDLFELKNLRDQYEDVIKIMTEEINILKIEQEIDDKVQDSIQKNQRKYWLQEQVRIMQDELGDETPTGEIAALKEKIEKAKMPDLAKARAVDELDKLKRTQPFSPEATVIRNYLDWLIDVPWHEKTHDNLDVEHAKKILDEDHYGLEKPKERLLEQIAVLNLVKEMRSQILCFVGPPGVGKTSLAKSIARALGRKFVRLSLGGIRDEAEIRGHRRTYVGSLPGRILQAMKRAGVVNPVMLLDEVDKMSSDFHGDPSAALLEALDPEQNHSFQDHYLEVDYDLSKVLFITTANIHDNIPVPLEDRMEVIDLPGYLDYDKIEIAKSHIVPRQLKAHGIDEKFAEFEDAALMRVIREYTWEAGVRNLERSIAGICRKIAKEIVAQKNGKASERQRSGSRAQSIRPVLIDEKKVEEFLGVPKFHSKQISAKSRMGVAVGLAWTSGGGDILNIEAVLIDGPDRVQLTGRLGSVMQESAKAALTYVRANAARLGIRKNFDKGKEIHIHVPEGATPKDGPSAGLTMAIALISAAGKKLVHMDVAMTGEINLNGEVLQIGGLTEKLLAAKRYGVKKVLIPKENVKDLAEVPEKLKEGITIVPVERIEDALKHVFVNGKINK; encoded by the coding sequence TTGAACGAACTCAAGGAAATAGATAAAGTCGAAGAAATAAAAAAGATTGAAGACATCCCGACGCGGCTCCCAGTTCTTCCTCTTAGGGATTCTTTAGTGCTTCCGTATATGCTGTTCCCGATTCTCGTAGGACGGGAACTATCTGTGGAAGCTGTCGAGCAAGCTTCCAAGAAGCATAAATATATTTTGCTGATCGTGCAAAAGGACAATACGCTGGAAGATCCGGCGATCGACGATCTCTATCGTGTCGGAACCGTCGCTAGAATATTGCAGGTTCTCAAACTCCCCAATGGTTTGCTTAAAGTCCTTGTCGACGGAGTCGCGCAAGGGTTCGTAAAAAAATTCTTTGATGAGAATTTGATTCTTCATGCGGATTATTCGATCAACTTGTACCAGGCAAAAAAAGACGTCGAACTTGATGCCTACGTTAAACACGCTACGCAGTTATTCAAGGACTACGTTCACAACAGCCGCGACATCCCTCCTGAAACGGTGATGTCTCTAGATAACATGGAGCAGCCCGACCGCAAGTTCTATTACATCCTCGCAAATTTGGATCTTCCTGTCCCGGAAAAAATGGACCTTTTCGAATTGAAGAACCTTCGCGATCAATATGAAGATGTGATAAAGATAATGACGGAGGAAATAAATATTCTGAAGATCGAGCAGGAAATCGACGACAAAGTGCAGGACAGCATACAGAAAAACCAGCGGAAATACTGGCTGCAGGAGCAAGTAAGGATAATGCAGGACGAACTTGGCGACGAAACGCCGACAGGGGAAATAGCGGCATTAAAGGAAAAAATAGAGAAGGCCAAGATGCCCGATTTAGCGAAGGCGAGAGCCGTGGATGAGCTTGACAAACTGAAGAGGACACAGCCGTTTTCTCCTGAGGCAACCGTTATAAGAAATTATCTTGACTGGCTAATCGATGTGCCATGGCACGAGAAGACACACGACAATCTCGATGTTGAACACGCCAAGAAAATTCTTGACGAGGATCATTACGGATTGGAAAAACCGAAGGAGCGATTACTCGAGCAGATCGCGGTTTTGAATCTTGTGAAAGAGATGCGCTCCCAAATACTCTGCTTCGTCGGTCCTCCCGGCGTCGGAAAAACGTCGCTTGCGAAGTCGATCGCGCGCGCACTGGGAAGAAAATTCGTTCGCCTATCGCTTGGCGGGATCAGAGATGAGGCGGAAATTCGAGGTCATCGCAGAACTTATGTCGGTTCTCTGCCTGGACGAATCCTGCAGGCGATGAAGCGTGCAGGCGTCGTCAACCCGGTCATGCTTCTGGACGAAGTTGACAAGATGTCATCGGATTTTCACGGCGACCCGTCTGCCGCACTCCTTGAAGCGCTTGACCCCGAGCAAAACCACTCCTTCCAGGACCATTACCTCGAAGTCGATTACGATCTCTCTAAGGTTTTGTTCATCACTACAGCGAATATTCATGATAACATACCCGTCCCGCTTGAAGACAGGATGGAAGTCATTGACCTGCCCGGCTATTTGGATTATGATAAAATAGAAATAGCAAAATCTCACATCGTTCCCCGGCAGTTGAAAGCACACGGCATCGACGAGAAGTTTGCAGAATTCGAAGACGCGGCATTGATGAGGGTTATCCGCGAATACACATGGGAAGCCGGCGTGAGGAATCTCGAGCGATCCATCGCCGGGATTTGCAGGAAAATCGCGAAAGAGATTGTGGCGCAGAAAAATGGGAAGGCGAGTGAGCGTCAAAGATCAGGTTCCCGGGCACAGAGTATCCGGCCTGTCCTAATTGACGAGAAAAAGGTGGAGGAATTTCTCGGAGTTCCGAAATTCCATTCGAAGCAAATCTCTGCGAAGAGCCGTATGGGGGTGGCGGTCGGACTTGCGTGGACAAGCGGGGGAGGCGATATTCTGAATATTGAAGCTGTATTGATTGATGGACCCGACAGAGTACAATTGACGGGACGGCTGGGCAGTGTCATGCAGGAGTCTGCAAAGGCGGCTCTGACTTATGTCCGTGCAAATGCGGCTCGTCTCGGTATCCGAAAGAATTTTGACAAAGGAAAGGAAATTCATATACATGTCCCTGAGGGTGCAACTCCCAAAGATGGTCCATCAGCCGGCCTGACGATGGCAATTGCACTGATCTCCGCTGCAGGCAAGAAACTGGTACACATGGATGTCGCAATGACCGGAGAGATAAATCTCAACGGTGAGGTTCTGCAAATCGGTGGTCTGACGGAGAAGCTTCTCGCGGCCAAACGATACGGTGTCAAGAAGGTTTTGATTCCGAAAGAAAATGTGAAGGATCTGGCCGAAGTGCCGGAGAAATTGAAAGAAGGAATTACGATCGTTCCTGTCGAGAGAATCGAAGATGCGTTGAAACATGTCTTCGTCAATGGTAAAATAAATAAATGA
- a CDS encoding formylglycine-generating enzyme family protein: MRIPLQSKTSSAEIVLTFLFFATMGMCQTSSFKMPNEKMIFVPGGSYVPFSKEAGEKAKAHVKSFCLDVHQVTNAEFLYFVKVNPQWRKSRVRPIFADKNYLRNWAADLKLGKNIRSLDPVTDVSWFAAQAYCKWAHKRLPTTDEWEYVVRMMANRMETSLSMQNIREWTEDFNDILLDGSQAEEVDSPSILSCGGSSVNVNNPKDYQTFLRYSFRGALRASYCLLNLGFRCACTPKCISARRCNTTYHKNSRITK; this comes from the coding sequence ATGAGAATTCCACTGCAGTCGAAAACATCTTCAGCGGAAATCGTGCTTACCTTTCTGTTCTTCGCAACGATGGGAATGTGCCAGACCTCTTCATTCAAAATGCCGAACGAGAAAATGATTTTTGTCCCGGGAGGCAGTTATGTTCCTTTTTCCAAAGAGGCCGGCGAGAAAGCCAAAGCTCATGTGAAGTCCTTTTGCCTTGATGTGCATCAAGTCACGAACGCCGAGTTTCTCTATTTCGTCAAGGTAAACCCACAATGGAGGAAGTCCAGAGTTAGACCCATCTTCGCGGACAAAAATTATTTGAGGAATTGGGCTGCGGATTTAAAACTAGGAAAAAATATCCGGTCACTTGACCCTGTAACCGATGTATCGTGGTTCGCAGCGCAGGCTTACTGCAAATGGGCACACAAAAGACTCCCTACGACGGACGAATGGGAATATGTCGTCAGGATGATGGCTAATCGGATGGAAACTTCTTTATCGATGCAAAATATTCGGGAGTGGACGGAAGATTTCAATGACATCCTACTCGACGGAAGCCAGGCGGAAGAAGTCGACTCTCCTTCAATCCTAAGTTGCGGCGGGTCCTCCGTGAATGTAAATAATCCGAAAGACTATCAGACGTTCCTCCGATACTCGTTTCGCGGCGCATTGAGAGCAAGCTACTGCCTTCTCAACCTAGGATTTAGATGTGCCTGCACACCGAAGTGCATTTCGGCACGAAGGTGTAATACGACCTACCACAAAAACTCGAGGATCACAAAATGA
- the nirK gene encoding copper-containing nitrite reductase has product MNVRTEIRTILFLGTFLPIILLAVVNSGCETGYSNEMEGTEDAVLTSAPNVPPPIIRNHPSKVVVHLFTKEKIGRLADGVQYQFWTFDGTVPGPMIRVREGDLVEIHLSNDPSDMMAHNIDLHAVIGPGGGAASSVTPPGHTSVFSFKALHPGLYVYHCATPPVPMHIANGMYGLILVQPKEGFPQVDKEFYIMQSEFYTTGEFGDSGLQQFDLQKALDERPSYVVFNGSVGSLTGKNALTAETGQIIRIFVGNIGPNLISSFHIIGEVFDKVYGEGGSTVTEHDIQTTLIPAGGAAIVEFKTEVPGTYSIVDHSVFRSFNKGAVGQLVVTGKGNELVYSGKQADEIYLGQPSVNNTSDESADDQIQTNVSTQQVSAEETGQQIFDRTCIACHQSNGQGIPNVFPPLAGSDFLKNNQKTAIDFVLHGHSGTIMVNGKAYNNVMPPQPLDDQQIAKVLTFVRSSFGNKMGPVAQKEIEQIRSAKMISLNGDN; this is encoded by the coding sequence ATGAACGTGAGAACGGAAATCCGAACGATTCTTTTCCTGGGGACATTTCTACCCATAATTCTTCTTGCCGTTGTCAACTCCGGGTGCGAGACGGGTTATTCGAATGAAATGGAAGGCACGGAGGATGCAGTGCTGACGTCCGCACCGAACGTCCCACCCCCGATAATTCGTAACCATCCATCAAAGGTCGTGGTTCACCTTTTCACAAAAGAGAAAATCGGGAGACTTGCGGACGGCGTGCAATATCAATTCTGGACTTTCGACGGAACCGTGCCCGGCCCGATGATTCGCGTACGCGAAGGCGATCTCGTGGAAATTCACCTCAGCAATGATCCGTCCGACATGATGGCACACAACATCGACTTGCATGCAGTGATCGGTCCCGGGGGCGGCGCGGCTTCATCGGTCACACCTCCCGGTCACACATCAGTCTTTTCATTCAAAGCCCTGCATCCGGGATTGTACGTATATCATTGCGCAACTCCGCCTGTACCGATGCACATCGCCAACGGCATGTACGGATTGATTCTCGTTCAGCCGAAAGAAGGTTTTCCGCAAGTTGACAAAGAGTTCTACATAATGCAAAGCGAGTTCTACACGACAGGCGAGTTTGGCGACTCCGGCTTGCAGCAGTTCGATCTCCAAAAAGCACTAGATGAACGTCCATCATATGTTGTGTTCAACGGATCAGTCGGATCTCTTACCGGGAAAAATGCTCTGACCGCCGAAACCGGCCAGATCATAAGAATATTCGTGGGGAACATCGGACCAAATCTCATCTCATCATTTCACATCATTGGCGAAGTGTTCGACAAAGTTTATGGTGAAGGCGGGTCGACAGTAACCGAGCATGATATCCAGACGACCTTGATCCCGGCGGGCGGTGCGGCCATAGTCGAATTCAAAACTGAAGTACCGGGGACATACAGCATCGTGGATCATTCGGTTTTTCGCTCGTTCAACAAAGGAGCCGTCGGACAATTGGTTGTGACAGGAAAAGGCAACGAACTCGTTTATTCGGGAAAACAGGCGGATGAAATCTACCTCGGCCAGCCTTCCGTTAATAACACGAGCGACGAATCCGCTGACGACCAAATCCAAACCAATGTTAGCACGCAGCAGGTATCAGCGGAAGAGACCGGACAGCAAATTTTTGATCGAACCTGCATAGCATGCCATCAGTCAAACGGGCAAGGGATCCCGAACGTATTCCCTCCGCTTGCAGGATCAGACTTTCTGAAAAATAATCAGAAGACGGCTATCGACTTCGTGCTCCACGGCCATTCGGGAACCATCATGGTCAATGGGAAGGCATACAACAATGTCATGCCACCTCAACCTCTCGATGATCAACAAATCGCAAAAGTGTTGACGTTCGTACGAAGCAGCTTCGGAAATAAGATGGGTCCCGTAGCTCAAAAGGAAATCGAACAGATCAGGTCAGCAAAAATGATTTCTTTAAACGGAGATAACTGA
- a CDS encoding NADP-dependent malic enzyme — translation MKIRVEDALQYHSIGRKGKVEVVPTKPCVTQRDLSLAYTPGVAEVCRVIDKDPDSVYEYTSKSNLVAVLSNGTAVLGLGNIGPLAGKPVMEGKGVLFKRFADIDVFDIEINSKTPEEIVAVAKALEPTFGGINLEDIKAPDCFYVEEKLKEMMNIPVFHDDQHGTAIISSAALLNALEIVGKDISKVRITVNGAGAAAIACTKLYIKLGANPKNIFMCDSKGLIYKGRPIDMNPYKEQFAQDTKLRTLAEAIRGADVFVGLSVANVVTKEMVCSMAKEPVVFAMANPDPEITYEEATDCRRDLIMATGRSDYPNQVNNVLGFPFIFRGALDVRARTINEEMKIAAVKALASLAKEPVPDSVKRAYGGVELEFGRNYIIPKPFDPRVITWVAPAVAKAAIETGVARLQIDDWEKYVFQLEERMGITRSVVRTAIVKSQHSGMRIVFPEGEEPKILHAAQMILDEEIAKPVLLGRKSRIETKAHEMKIDMEGIEIIDPEYFDKHEQYIDELFRMRQRKGFTRTRAARYIERANYLGAMMVHMGDADGLVSGLTQTYPSTIKPALQVIGMAEGRNRVAGLYIIMTKRDAFFFADTTVNIDPDAEELAEIAIMTAEVVKRFNIAPRIAMLSFSTFGSTRLPQSIKVQKAVEIVHRLEPDLTIDGEIQPDIALSPEVIQESYPFSNLKSGANTLIFPDLDAGNIAYKLMGKIGGAALLGPILMGMKKPIHVLQQGCDVESIVNIAAVCAVEALDKRKEKVSR, via the coding sequence ATGAAAATCAGAGTCGAAGACGCTCTTCAATACCACTCAATCGGAAGAAAAGGAAAAGTCGAAGTCGTGCCGACAAAACCATGTGTAACACAACGTGATCTATCGCTGGCATACACACCGGGAGTCGCAGAAGTCTGCAGGGTGATCGACAAAGACCCGGATTCGGTTTACGAATATACTTCCAAGTCGAATTTAGTCGCTGTTCTTTCAAATGGAACCGCAGTACTTGGACTCGGGAATATCGGTCCTCTCGCCGGAAAACCGGTGATGGAAGGCAAAGGAGTTTTGTTCAAAAGGTTCGCAGATATCGACGTCTTCGACATAGAAATTAACTCAAAGACTCCGGAAGAAATCGTCGCGGTTGCAAAAGCGCTGGAACCGACTTTCGGTGGAATAAATCTCGAGGATATAAAGGCGCCGGATTGTTTCTACGTGGAAGAAAAACTCAAAGAGATGATGAATATTCCGGTGTTCCATGATGACCAGCATGGCACTGCTATCATCAGCTCAGCTGCCTTGCTCAACGCACTGGAAATCGTCGGAAAAGATATCTCGAAAGTGAGGATCACGGTGAACGGAGCGGGTGCAGCGGCAATTGCATGCACGAAACTTTATATCAAATTAGGTGCGAACCCAAAAAACATCTTCATGTGCGATTCCAAAGGCCTTATCTACAAGGGGAGGCCGATCGACATGAATCCTTACAAAGAACAGTTTGCACAGGATACGAAACTGCGAACCCTAGCGGAAGCGATTCGCGGTGCTGATGTTTTCGTGGGACTCTCAGTCGCTAATGTGGTGACGAAGGAAATGGTTTGTTCGATGGCGAAGGAACCCGTAGTCTTTGCGATGGCAAATCCCGACCCGGAAATTACCTATGAAGAAGCCACCGACTGCCGGCGCGATTTGATTATGGCAACGGGCCGCAGCGACTACCCGAACCAGGTAAACAACGTGCTCGGCTTTCCTTTTATCTTCCGGGGTGCACTCGACGTTCGCGCCCGTACCATCAATGAGGAGATGAAAATCGCAGCGGTGAAAGCACTTGCGAGCCTTGCAAAGGAGCCGGTTCCCGATTCAGTGAAAAGAGCTTACGGCGGAGTCGAGCTGGAGTTCGGCAGAAACTATATCATACCCAAGCCTTTTGATCCGAGAGTGATAACATGGGTCGCTCCCGCAGTCGCTAAGGCGGCCATCGAAACCGGAGTAGCAAGGCTGCAAATCGACGACTGGGAGAAGTATGTCTTTCAGCTTGAAGAAAGGATGGGCATAACGAGAAGCGTTGTGAGAACGGCGATTGTGAAATCGCAGCACAGCGGAATGCGAATAGTGTTTCCGGAAGGCGAGGAGCCGAAGATACTTCATGCGGCACAGATGATCCTTGACGAGGAGATCGCAAAGCCGGTGCTCCTCGGCCGAAAATCCCGTATCGAGACTAAAGCTCATGAGATGAAAATAGACATGGAAGGAATAGAAATAATCGATCCTGAATACTTCGACAAACATGAACAATATATAGACGAACTCTTCAGGATGAGGCAGCGCAAGGGTTTCACGCGCACGCGTGCAGCAAGATATATCGAGAGGGCAAATTATCTCGGCGCGATGATGGTACACATGGGCGATGCCGATGGACTCGTATCCGGGCTGACACAAACATATCCGAGCACTATAAAACCTGCACTGCAAGTTATCGGAATGGCTGAGGGAAGAAATAGAGTGGCGGGGCTTTACATCATAATGACAAAGCGGGACGCTTTCTTCTTCGCCGATACGACAGTCAATATCGATCCTGATGCGGAGGAACTTGCGGAGATCGCAATTATGACCGCCGAAGTCGTAAAAAGATTTAATATCGCCCCGAGAATCGCCATGCTTTCATTCAGCACTTTCGGGAGCACGAGGCTTCCACAATCTATCAAAGTTCAGAAAGCAGTGGAGATAGTACACAGGCTGGAGCCGGACCTGACAATTGACGGCGAGATCCAGCCGGACATTGCACTCTCTCCGGAAGTCATACAGGAAAGCTATCCGTTCTCGAACTTGAAAAGCGGAGCAAATACACTCATTTTTCCCGACCTGGATGCAGGAAACATCGCATACAAACTCATGGGAAAGATCGGCGGTGCCGCTCTGCTCGGCCCGATCTTGATGGGAATGAAAAAGCCGATCCATGTTCTTCAACAAGGTTGCGATGTCGAATCGATAGTCAATATCGCGGCCGTGTGTGCAGTCGAAGCTCTCGACAAACGGAAAGAAAAGGTATCCAGATGA